In Chloroflexota bacterium, a single window of DNA contains:
- a CDS encoding glutamate synthase-related protein, translating into MKTYLPPKFTVERDPERCIQCQVCVNQCTFDTHYYAAEDGQVRSREENCVCCHRCVLFCPTRALTIRRNPLDYRENYNWRPEVIEDIIKQAEAGGVLLTGMGNDKGYRIYWDYLVLNASQVTNPSIDPLREPMELATHLGRKPDKVEIDPNSLNLKTEIAPQVKIEVPVMFAAMSYGAVSINVHESLARAATEAGTLWNTGEGGLHPKLYKYGSNTIVQVASGRFGVHPEYLDVARVIEIKIGQGAKPGIGGHLPGEKVSAEVATIRMIPKGTDALSPAPQHDIYSIEDLAQLIYALKEATNYTKPVAVKIAAVHNSAAIASGMVRAGADIIVIDGLRGATGAAPKIIRDNVGIPIEMALASVDTRLRQEGIRNQASVVVSGGIRNSGDVAKAIALGADAVYIGTAALVALGCTLCQQCHTGKCAWGICTTDLDLTKRVNPDLGARRLANLLRGWSLELKDILGGMGINALESLRGNRLHLRGVGLTDTELEILGVKIAGN; encoded by the coding sequence TTGAAGACTTATCTGCCGCCAAAGTTTACCGTTGAGAGAGACCCTGAGCGCTGCATCCAGTGTCAGGTGTGTGTCAACCAGTGCACCTTCGACACGCATTACTATGCTGCTGAGGATGGCCAGGTAAGAAGCCGCGAGGAGAACTGCGTCTGCTGTCACCGCTGTGTCCTTTTCTGTCCGACCAGAGCTTTAACCATCAGGAGAAACCCCCTGGACTACAGGGAAAACTATAATTGGCGCCCTGAAGTCATCGAGGACATCATTAAGCAAGCCGAGGCCGGGGGTGTCCTTCTCACCGGCATGGGCAACGACAAGGGTTACCGCATCTACTGGGACTATCTGGTGCTCAATGCCAGCCAAGTGACCAACCCCTCCATTGACCCACTGCGTGAGCCCATGGAGCTCGCCACCCATCTCGGACGAAAGCCAGACAAGGTAGAAATTGACCCCAATTCCCTCAATCTGAAAACTGAGATTGCTCCTCAGGTCAAGATCGAGGTGCCGGTGATGTTCGCCGCTATGAGCTATGGTGCGGTGAGCATCAATGTGCACGAATCCCTGGCCAGGGCGGCCACCGAGGCTGGAACCTTATGGAACACCGGCGAAGGGGGCCTTCATCCCAAATTATATAAGTATGGGAGCAATACCATTGTTCAGGTAGCATCGGGGCGGTTTGGCGTTCATCCGGAGTACCTCGATGTAGCCAGGGTGATCGAGATCAAGATCGGACAGGGAGCAAAGCCGGGCATTGGGGGGCATCTACCCGGAGAGAAGGTAAGTGCTGAGGTTGCCACGATCCGGATGATTCCCAAGGGGACGGATGCCTTATCCCCGGCACCTCAGCACGATATTTACTCCATTGAGGATCTGGCACAGCTGATCTATGCCCTAAAAGAGGCCACGAATTATACCAAACCAGTAGCGGTAAAGATAGCCGCTGTCCACAACTCGGCGGCCATTGCCAGTGGTATGGTACGAGCAGGGGCAGATATCATAGTAATCGATGGGCTGCGGGGAGCTACTGGAGCTGCGCCTAAGATCATCCGCGATAACGTTGGCATCCCCATTGAGATGGCTCTAGCATCGGTGGACACCCGTCTGAGGCAGGAAGGCATTCGCAACCAGGCCTCTGTGGTGGTCTCAGGCGGGATCAGAAACAGCGGCGATGTAGCCAAGGCTATCGCCCTTGGCGCTGATGCTGTCTATATCGGGACTGCCGCCCTCGTCGCCCTGGGCTGTACCCTGTGTCAGCAGTGTCACACAGGGAAATGCGCTTGGGGTATCTGCACCACCGACCTGGACTTGACTAAGAGGGTGAATCCCGACCTCGGAGCCAGACGACTGGCTAACCTGCTCCGTGGCTGGAGCCTAGAGTTGAAAGACATTTTGGGTGGCATGGGCATCAATGCCCTGGAGAGCCTGCGTGGCAACCGTCTGCACTTGAGGGGTGTTGGGCTTACCGACACGGAGCTGGAAATCTTGGGGGTAAAGATAGCGGGTAACTGA
- a CDS encoding Ni/Fe hydrogenase subunit alpha — translation MRTITIDPITRLEGHGKIEIFLDEAGDVAEAYFQVPELRGFERFCQDRPVEELPRITPRICGVUPGAHHMASCKATDAVYHVEPPPAAKKLRELFYSAHYIHSHIAHFYALAAPDFVVGPQADPTQRNILGVISKVGLETGREVIKHRAYAQQIQALLAGKATHPTWGLPGGVSKGLSEEERREIEEKAASCVAFANLSLKIFDDIVLQNREYLDLILSEAFHMVSYYMGLVDGNNKVNFYEGDIRVVDPEGKEKAKFKPADYLSHISEHVEPWSYLKFPYLKQVGWRGLSGGKESGIYRVGPLARLNAAEGMATPLAQAEYERMYSTLGGKPVHANLANHWARLIELLYAAERLRTLAHDPEITSTQIRTLPTATPTEGVGVVEAPRGTLFHHYKTDARGITKEVNLIVATVNNNAAICISVKKAAQALIKAGTIVTEGLLNMIEMAFRPYDPCLACATHALPGQMPLEVSIYNHHRELIQRLKRD, via the coding sequence ATGAGAACGATCACCATCGATCCCATAACCAGGCTTGAGGGACACGGCAAGATTGAAATTTTTCTGGACGAGGCCGGAGATGTAGCTGAGGCCTACTTTCAGGTACCTGAGCTACGTGGCTTCGAGCGATTTTGCCAGGACCGGCCAGTAGAAGAGCTGCCACGTATCACCCCTCGTATCTGTGGTGTCTGACCAGGGGCACATCATATGGCCTCGTGTAAGGCCACAGACGCTGTTTACCACGTGGAGCCACCGCCGGCGGCCAAGAAACTAAGAGAGCTGTTTTACTCCGCTCACTATATTCACAGCCACATCGCCCATTTCTATGCCCTGGCCGCCCCCGATTTCGTGGTTGGGCCCCAGGCTGATCCGACCCAGCGTAACATCCTGGGGGTGATCTCCAAAGTCGGGTTGGAGACCGGCCGCGAGGTGATCAAACATCGCGCCTATGCCCAGCAGATACAGGCCCTACTGGCCGGCAAGGCCACCCATCCTACCTGGGGATTACCAGGTGGTGTGAGTAAGGGACTGAGCGAGGAGGAGCGCCGTGAGATCGAGGAGAAGGCCGCATCTTGCGTGGCATTTGCCAATCTCTCGCTTAAAATATTTGATGACATTGTCCTCCAAAATAGGGAATACCTTGACCTCATCCTGAGCGAGGCTTTCCATATGGTCAGTTACTATATGGGGCTGGTTGACGGCAACAACAAGGTGAATTTCTACGAAGGCGACATCCGCGTGGTCGATCCGGAGGGGAAGGAAAAGGCCAAGTTCAAGCCGGCCGACTACCTCTCCCACATAAGCGAACACGTGGAACCCTGGAGCTATCTGAAATTTCCTTACCTTAAGCAGGTTGGCTGGAGGGGGCTCAGTGGAGGCAAGGAGAGCGGCATTTACCGTGTCGGGCCGTTAGCCAGACTCAACGCGGCTGAGGGCATGGCCACGCCCCTGGCCCAGGCCGAGTACGAGCGCATGTACAGCACCTTAGGAGGCAAGCCAGTACACGCCAACCTGGCTAACCATTGGGCTCGCCTGATCGAGCTGCTCTATGCGGCTGAAAGGCTACGTACTTTAGCCCACGATCCTGAGATTACCAGCACGCAAATCAGGACGCTGCCCACAGCCACACCAACCGAGGGTGTTGGCGTGGTCGAAGCTCCCCGCGGAACACTGTTCCACCACTATAAGACTGACGCGCGGGGCATAACCAAAGAGGTTAACCTGATCGTAGCCACAGTGAACAACAATGCGGCTATCTGTATATCAGTGAAGAAGGCAGCCCAGGCGCTGATCAAGGCCGGAACTATCGTCACCGAGGGGCTGCTCAACATGATTGAGATGGCCTTCCGACCCTACGATCCATGTCTCGCCTGCGCTACCCATGCCCTGCCCGGCCAGATGCCCTTAGAGGTCAGCATCTACAATCACCACAGAGAGCTGATTCAGCGCTTAAAAAGGGATTAG
- a CDS encoding NrpR regulatory domain-containing protein, giving the protein MVQGAASDAERKIIAILKVLSESSEPLGSITIARELERHGILLSERAVRYHLKITDERGYTQPLGRDGRMITSLGLEELRMALAPDHVGFILERLELLAFRTTFDPAKRTGQVAINTSLFDKDRFKTALLAMREAFKAGLCISDLVAVASEGEKLGDVIIPSGKVGFATVCSVTINGVLLKTGVPIESRFGGVLEIRDAKPRRFVAIINYGGTSLDPSEQYIRARMTSVGEAARTGNGKILANFREIPAASRSIVEGVTAKLKEAGIGGLYVLGNTSQPVCQIAVGVNRVGMVLLGGLNPVATAVEAGIEIDNIAESGMIDFQRLVSFWQL; this is encoded by the coding sequence ATGGTACAAGGGGCTGCCTCCGACGCGGAAAGGAAAATCATAGCCATTCTCAAGGTCTTGAGTGAGTCCTCTGAGCCACTTGGTTCAATCACCATCGCTCGGGAACTAGAACGCCACGGAATTTTATTGAGCGAGAGGGCCGTTAGATACCACCTCAAAATAACGGACGAGCGAGGCTATACGCAGCCTCTGGGCCGAGATGGCCGAATGATCACATCCCTGGGGCTTGAGGAACTGCGGATGGCGCTGGCGCCCGATCACGTCGGCTTCATTCTAGAGAGGCTTGAGCTCTTGGCGTTTCGTACTACATTTGACCCAGCTAAGCGAACCGGGCAGGTGGCCATCAACACTTCGCTCTTTGACAAGGATAGGTTCAAGACAGCTCTATTAGCTATGAGGGAGGCGTTTAAGGCTGGGCTATGCATCAGCGACCTTGTAGCAGTAGCGTCGGAAGGTGAGAAGCTGGGCGATGTGATCATACCCAGCGGGAAAGTGGGCTTCGCTACCGTATGTAGCGTGACCATAAATGGGGTCCTGCTCAAGACAGGCGTCCCGATAGAGTCCAGATTTGGCGGGGTGCTCGAGATTAGGGATGCGAAGCCGAGGCGCTTTGTGGCCATAATAAACTATGGAGGAACGTCCCTCGATCCCTCTGAGCAGTACATCCGCGCCAGAATGACGAGCGTAGGCGAAGCCGCCAGAACAGGCAATGGCAAGATACTAGCCAATTTCCGAGAAATACCAGCAGCGTCGAGGTCAATTGTCGAGGGGGTCACTGCCAAGCTAAAAGAGGCTGGCATCGGTGGATTATACGTCTTGGGCAACACCAGCCAGCCCGTTTGCCAGATTGCGGTGGGTGTGAATCGAGTTGGTATGGTGCTGCTTGGTGGGCTGAATCCGGTGGCCACAGCAGTGGAGGCAGGAATCGAGATCGACAACATCGCTGAAAGCGGAATGATTGATTTTCAGCGGCTCGTGAGTTTTTGGCAGCTATAA
- a CDS encoding hydrogenase maturation protease encodes MRTLILGLGNPLLSDDGVGWRVARGVYEAVKGEGIDLVESSAAGLGLLDLMEGYDRVILIDAIKTAGGKVGSLYQLGLDDLRSTPRLASPHDVDLALALEMGRALGTVIPTDLKIYAVEVEDPYTFGEELTPSLQEAVPTIINEIAKSISPRNSAPGI; translated from the coding sequence ATGCGTACCCTCATTCTAGGACTTGGTAATCCTCTCCTCAGCGATGATGGGGTTGGCTGGCGTGTGGCCCGTGGGGTCTACGAAGCAGTCAAGGGGGAAGGGATCGATCTGGTGGAATCTAGCGCGGCAGGGCTAGGGCTTCTCGACCTGATGGAGGGTTACGACCGGGTGATCCTTATCGATGCCATCAAGACCGCAGGAGGAAAGGTCGGTAGCCTCTACCAGCTTGGTCTTGATGACCTCAGGTCAACACCCAGGCTAGCATCGCCTCATGATGTAGACTTAGCCCTCGCTTTAGAGATGGGGCGCGCCTTGGGCACAGTCATACCCACAGACCTGAAGATCTACGCCGTCGAAGTAGAGGACCCCTACACCTTTGGTGAGGAACTCACGCCCTCCTTGCAGGAGGCTGTCCCCACGATCATCAATGAGATAGCGAAGTCGATAAGCCCCAGAAATAGTGCACCCGGAATCTAA